From Pongo pygmaeus isolate AG05252 chromosome 2, NHGRI_mPonPyg2-v2.0_pri, whole genome shotgun sequence, a single genomic window includes:
- the DPH3 gene encoding diphthamide biosynthesis protein 3 isoform X1, with amino-acid sequence MAVFHDEVEIEDFQYDEDSETYFYPCPCGDNFSITKEDLENGEDVATCPSCSLIIKVIYDKDQFVCGETVPAPSANKELVKC; translated from the exons ATGGCAGTGTTTCATGACGAGGTGGAAATCGAGGACTTCCAATATGACGAGGACTCGGAGACGTATTTCTATCCCTGCCCATGTGGAGATAACTTCTCCATCACCAAG GAAGATTTGGAGAATGGGGAAGACGTGGCAACGTGTCCTAGCTGCTCTCTCATTATAAAAGTGATTTATGACAAA GATCAGTTTGTGTGTGGAGAAACAGTCCCAGCCCCTTCAGCCAACAAAGAATTAGTTAAATGCTGA
- the DPH3 gene encoding diphthamide biosynthesis protein 3 isoform X2, with the protein MAVFHDEVEIEDFQYDEDSETYFYPCPCGDNFSITKDQFVCGETVPAPSANKELVKC; encoded by the exons ATGGCAGTGTTTCATGACGAGGTGGAAATCGAGGACTTCCAATATGACGAGGACTCGGAGACGTATTTCTATCCCTGCCCATGTGGAGATAACTTCTCCATCACCAAG GATCAGTTTGTGTGTGGAGAAACAGTCCCAGCCCCTTCAGCCAACAAAGAATTAGTTAAATGCTGA